A portion of the Flavobacterium magnum genome contains these proteins:
- a CDS encoding DUF4407 domain-containing protein — protein MLQQFFLLCSGADKNLIAGCSEGEKTKFAGIGATVFFTAVMAFIAGAYALYTVFDNTYPAIGFGLVWGLLIFNLDRFIVSTIRKRERFGSEFLQALPRIVLAVIIAIVISKPLEIKIFEKEIDTVLLKEKNEMELSNKKEIATYFKSDLDKNKGDVSDLKSEIAAKEKEVNTLYETYIAEAEGTKGTLKIGKGPVFKEKIAKHDLARKELDTLRKKNLSLIAEKEAKTKTLQADLDRKVSQTQPIIEGFDGLMARINALDKLPWLPSFFIMLLFLAIETAPIIAKLLAPKGEYDFKLEDLETALQATLSQDKYQRDLLIRTSASMHDKVYADIAEDKSLYNLQRKKATELLELQANSFVEKQRRTL, from the coding sequence CAACAATTCTTCCTCCTGTGTTCCGGAGCGGATAAAAACCTCATCGCGGGCTGCTCCGAAGGCGAAAAAACCAAATTTGCAGGCATTGGCGCCACCGTGTTCTTCACTGCAGTGATGGCTTTCATCGCTGGTGCGTATGCGCTGTACACCGTTTTTGACAACACCTATCCAGCGATCGGCTTTGGTCTTGTATGGGGGTTGCTCATCTTCAATCTCGATCGTTTCATTGTTTCCACCATCCGGAAAAGGGAACGTTTCGGGAGTGAGTTCCTTCAAGCTTTACCAAGGATCGTGTTGGCCGTCATCATTGCCATCGTTATCTCAAAACCTTTGGAGATCAAAATATTCGAAAAGGAAATCGACACGGTTTTGCTCAAAGAAAAAAATGAGATGGAACTCAGCAATAAAAAAGAGATCGCAACCTACTTCAAATCCGATTTGGATAAAAATAAGGGCGATGTCAGTGACCTCAAGTCCGAAATTGCCGCGAAAGAAAAGGAAGTCAACACCCTTTATGAGACCTATATTGCCGAAGCAGAAGGGACTAAGGGCACGTTAAAGATCGGTAAAGGGCCTGTATTTAAGGAAAAGATTGCGAAGCATGACCTGGCACGGAAGGAGCTCGACACCCTACGCAAAAAAAACCTCTCACTCATTGCGGAAAAGGAAGCAAAGACGAAAACGCTGCAGGCCGACCTCGATAGGAAAGTCTCGCAAACCCAACCCATTATCGAAGGATTTGACGGACTGATGGCACGCATCAACGCGCTTGACAAATTGCCATGGCTGCCGTCATTCTTCATCATGCTGCTGTTCCTGGCTATTGAGACAGCACCAATTATTGCCAAATTGCTTGCTCCGAAAGGCGAGTATGATTTTAAGCTTGAAGATCTGGAAACGGCTTTACAGGCGACGCTGTCACAGGACAAATACCAGCGCGACCTGCTGATCCGGACGAGCGCATCGATGCACGATAAAGTGTATGCTGATATCGCCGAGGACAAATCGTTATATAACCTGCAACGCAAAAAAGCGACCGAGCTGCTCGAATTGCAGGCAAACAGCTTTGTAGAAAAGCAACGCAGGACGCTGTAG
- a CDS encoding PH domain-containing protein — MKDSIKKFLNEEQDPKAIEKITSKLNDLLMKGEEVGYIGVQKKPAITVFPDSIVATNKRLILCRPKNLGLSMDFTDYTWDDVESVFVKENILGSEFSFTTKTELAISIDYIPKTQARKLYTYSKEQLDILKNGVSPTVAAPFEEPKLEDEIKVAEIPATEPEIEEVATEEVTDFAEIMPIAQPEFAATSQPANVHAETNKERPLNEMSSEELFIKLQNYKKLLDNGLIMQGEYDNLKKEILGYM; from the coding sequence ATGAAAGACAGCATCAAAAAATTCCTGAATGAAGAACAGGATCCCAAAGCGATAGAAAAAATCACGAGCAAACTCAACGACCTTTTGATGAAAGGCGAGGAAGTGGGCTACATCGGCGTTCAGAAAAAACCGGCGATTACGGTCTTTCCTGACAGCATCGTGGCGACAAATAAGAGGCTGATCCTTTGCCGTCCGAAAAATCTCGGACTGTCAATGGATTTTACCGATTACACCTGGGATGATGTCGAAAGCGTTTTTGTGAAAGAGAACATCCTAGGTTCGGAATTTTCATTTACAACCAAAACAGAACTCGCTATTTCAATTGATTACATTCCCAAAACGCAGGCCAGGAAGTTATACACCTATTCGAAAGAACAGCTTGATATATTAAAAAATGGTGTGTCTCCCACGGTTGCGGCGCCCTTCGAGGAACCAAAACTCGAAGATGAAATCAAGGTAGCGGAAATCCCTGCCACCGAGCCGGAGATCGAAGAGGTGGCTACTGAAGAAGTAACTGACTTTGCCGAAATCATGCCCATCGCACAGCCGGAATTTGCTGCGACCAGCCAGCCGGCGAATGTACATGCCGAAACCAACAAGGAACGCCCGCTGAATGAGATGTCCAGTGAAGAGCTGTTTATAAAACTTCAGAATTACAAGAAGCTGCTTGATAACGGACTGATTATGCAGGGGGAATATGATAATCTGAAGAAGGAGATCCTGGGCTATATGTAA
- a CDS encoding MmcQ/YjbR family DNA-binding protein encodes MNIQQYFEYCLAKPAVTEHFPFDEDTLVFKVGGKMFALASLSEWEKGQAAVNLKCDPERSAELRAEYEDINPGYHMSKVHWNTIRVNQGVPDPMLRELIDHSYDLVFKSLTKKLQAEIGGLEK; translated from the coding sequence ATGAACATCCAGCAATATTTTGAGTACTGTCTGGCCAAGCCCGCGGTCACCGAGCATTTTCCATTTGACGAAGACACGCTCGTGTTTAAGGTGGGTGGCAAGATGTTTGCACTGGCATCGCTTTCGGAATGGGAGAAGGGCCAGGCTGCGGTAAACCTGAAGTGCGATCCGGAACGCAGCGCAGAACTCAGGGCCGAATATGAGGACATCAACCCGGGATACCACATGAGTAAAGTGCATTGGAATACGATACGGGTCAATCAGGGTGTTCCGGACCCAATGCTGCGTGAACTCATTGACCATTCTTACGATCTGGTCTTCAAAAGCCTGACCAAAAAATTGCAGGCTGAAATCGGCGGATTGGAGAAATAG
- a CDS encoding cyclase family protein: MKATIHHNNLSFQIDLSKPLDISIPLSDSDANPIAWYLGKPQIEPVRVGDWVGRVSEGSSSTNFNNIFFNPHGHGTHTECLGHITNDFYSVNKHLTQFFFLAEVVSVQPEVVGEDLVISEVQIRERLSEKIPEALVIRTLPNAASKRTVKYSNTNPPYLHHDAAAFLRESGVRHLLIDLPSVDREHDEGKLLAHKAFWNVTDVKILNPDARLDCTITELIFVGDEIPDGIYLLNLQIAPFENDASPSKPVLYAVTGGT, encoded by the coding sequence ATGAAAGCGACAATACACCATAATAACCTGAGTTTCCAGATTGACCTGTCAAAGCCGCTGGACATTTCCATTCCTTTATCAGACAGCGATGCAAACCCGATTGCGTGGTACCTCGGCAAACCGCAAATCGAGCCCGTGCGCGTCGGCGATTGGGTGGGGAGGGTTTCTGAGGGCAGCTCGTCCACGAATTTTAACAACATTTTCTTCAATCCGCACGGGCATGGCACACACACGGAGTGTTTGGGACACATTACCAACGATTTTTACAGCGTCAATAAACACCTCACACAGTTTTTCTTCCTAGCCGAAGTGGTTTCTGTGCAACCTGAAGTGGTCGGCGAGGATCTAGTGATTTCCGAAGTGCAGATCCGTGAGCGCCTCAGTGAGAAAATTCCTGAAGCGCTTGTGATACGGACTTTACCCAACGCGGCGTCAAAAAGAACAGTAAAATATTCCAATACCAATCCGCCTTACCTGCACCACGATGCCGCGGCATTCCTGCGTGAAAGCGGCGTCAGGCATCTTTTGATAGATTTGCCGAGTGTCGACAGGGAGCACGATGAAGGCAAGCTGCTCGCGCACAAGGCCTTTTGGAACGTCACCGATGTCAAAATACTGAATCCGGATGCAAGGCTGGACTGTACCATTACGGAGCTGATTTTCGTCGGGGATGAAATACCCGATGGGATTTACCTGCTAAACCTCCAGATCGCCCCGTTTGAAAATGATGCCAGCCCGTCGAAACCGGTTTTGTATGCTGTAACTGGCGGGACTTGA
- the hemW gene encoding radical SAM family heme chaperone HemW, with protein MSGIYIHIPFCKQACHYCDFHFSTSMRNSDSMVSALAKEISMRKDAMDGPVETIYLGGGTPSVLKIRDLELLIATVYENFTVSENPEITIEANPDDLNPDYLEKLARTKVNRLSIGIQSFVEEDLRMMNRAHNAAEAVNCLREATKYFGNISIDLIYGIPGMSNEQWKQNVNTALSFGIPHISSYALTVEPKTALQKLIATGKIAAPQDDAAREHFTILTELLANHGFIHYELSNFAKENYFSRNNSAYWLGKKYLGIGPSAHSYDGLSRSWNVASNPIYLKSIEKDALPSEAEILSVTDRYNEYIMTGLRTIWGISMEKVSNDFGAKYLQYLQKGSSKYVSEGLLRIDDGILTVTESGKFLTDGIAGDLFLVNLA; from the coding sequence ATGTCAGGCATTTATATCCATATCCCATTCTGCAAACAGGCCTGCCATTACTGCGACTTTCACTTTTCAACATCGATGCGAAACAGCGACAGCATGGTTTCGGCCCTGGCCAAAGAAATCAGTATGCGCAAGGATGCTATGGATGGGCCCGTCGAGACGATTTATTTAGGTGGCGGGACACCCTCGGTCCTGAAAATCCGGGATTTGGAACTCCTGATCGCCACCGTATATGAAAACTTCACCGTTTCGGAAAATCCTGAAATCACCATCGAAGCCAATCCGGACGATTTAAATCCGGACTATCTTGAAAAGCTTGCCCGCACCAAAGTCAACAGGCTCAGTATCGGCATCCAGTCTTTTGTTGAAGAAGACCTCAGGATGATGAACCGTGCACACAATGCTGCCGAAGCAGTCAATTGCCTGCGCGAGGCCACGAAGTATTTCGGCAATATTTCCATCGACCTGATTTACGGGATTCCCGGCATGAGCAATGAGCAATGGAAGCAGAATGTAAACACTGCGCTGTCATTCGGCATACCGCATATTTCAAGCTATGCATTGACCGTGGAGCCCAAAACCGCGTTGCAGAAATTGATTGCCACAGGAAAAATTGCCGCACCGCAGGATGACGCCGCCCGGGAACATTTTACGATCCTGACCGAACTGCTCGCAAATCACGGTTTCATCCATTATGAATTGTCCAATTTTGCAAAGGAAAATTATTTTTCACGGAACAATTCGGCTTACTGGCTTGGAAAAAAATACCTCGGCATCGGACCATCGGCCCATAGTTATGATGGGCTTTCGCGCAGCTGGAACGTTGCCAGCAACCCGATTTACCTCAAATCAATTGAAAAGGATGCACTGCCTTCAGAAGCCGAAATCCTCTCGGTGACTGACCGCTACAACGAGTACATTATGACAGGGCTTCGCACAATATGGGGCATTTCGATGGAGAAAGTCAGCAATGACTTCGGCGCAAAATACCTGCAATACCTGCAGAAAGGATCGTCGAAATATGTCAGTGAAGGCTTGCTGCGCATCGACGACGGCATCCTGACTGTTACCGAAAGCGGAAAGTTCCTCACCGATGGGATTGCGGGTGATTTGTTTTTGGTAAATTTGGCATAA
- the ruvC gene encoding crossover junction endodeoxyribonuclease RuvC, protein MANERIILGIDPGTTIMGFGLIKVTGRTMEFVQLNELQLSKLDDHYKRLKVIFDRTIELIDTHHPDEIAIEAPFFGKNVQSMLKLGRAQGVAMAAGLSRQIPITEYEPKKIKMAITGNGNASKEQVAKMLQQLLGLKELPKNLDSTDGLAAAVCHFFNSGKVTAGKSYSGWDAFVKQNEERVSK, encoded by the coding sequence TTGGCAAACGAACGCATCATCCTGGGAATCGATCCGGGTACTACCATTATGGGCTTCGGACTGATAAAAGTTACCGGCAGGACTATGGAGTTTGTGCAGCTCAACGAATTGCAGCTCAGTAAACTCGATGATCATTACAAACGGCTCAAGGTGATTTTTGACCGTACGATTGAGCTGATTGACACGCACCACCCGGACGAAATAGCGATTGAAGCACCCTTTTTTGGAAAAAACGTCCAATCGATGCTCAAGCTCGGAAGGGCGCAGGGTGTGGCGATGGCCGCGGGTTTGTCACGCCAGATCCCGATTACCGAATATGAGCCCAAGAAAATCAAAATGGCCATTACCGGCAACGGAAACGCGAGCAAGGAACAGGTGGCCAAAATGCTGCAGCAACTCTTAGGCTTAAAGGAATTGCCTAAAAACCTCGACTCCACTGACGGACTCGCGGCGGCAGTCTGCCACTTTTTCAATTCGGGGAAAGTGACGGCGGGCAAAAGTTATTCGGGCTGGGACGCATTTGTGAAACAGAATGAAGAACGCGTCAGCAAGTAA
- a CDS encoding lysylphosphatidylglycerol synthase domain-containing protein, which translates to MVAMSDKAKQFLFVTIKVVVVVSAFYFIFQKLHGNPKLDWGKFAEILRTETAMLLFGAVLLLAFANRFFEILKWQCLVATVRDISLGSASEQVLGGLTAGIFTPNGVGEYAGKALYFEKALTGKILFLNLVCNGAQMLVSVVFGFFGLLYFNAIHHVITSKTVLWVFGAACIGILSLFFMKRFSIKGYSLEKGIHKINALPQRVHRKNMGLAVARYLFFSHQQYLLFVCFDVHLPYLLMMATIASTYFLASCLPSFQFLDFAVKGSVAVLFFGLLGVNEWIVVLVTTLMWLLNVVIPVIIGSYFILRLKRKT; encoded by the coding sequence ATGGTTGCAATGTCTGACAAAGCTAAACAATTCCTTTTTGTTACAATCAAAGTTGTGGTTGTAGTCAGCGCATTTTATTTCATATTCCAAAAACTGCATGGCAATCCCAAACTCGACTGGGGAAAGTTTGCCGAAATATTGCGTACTGAAACCGCCATGCTGTTATTTGGTGCCGTGTTGCTGCTGGCTTTCGCAAACCGTTTCTTCGAAATCCTGAAGTGGCAGTGCCTCGTGGCCACGGTCAGGGACATTTCTCTGGGCAGTGCGTCAGAACAGGTGCTTGGCGGACTCACAGCCGGTATTTTTACCCCAAACGGCGTTGGGGAATACGCCGGCAAGGCGCTCTATTTTGAAAAAGCACTGACCGGCAAAATCCTGTTCCTCAACCTGGTGTGTAATGGGGCGCAGATGCTTGTCTCTGTCGTTTTCGGATTTTTCGGCCTGCTCTATTTCAACGCAATACACCACGTAATCACGTCAAAAACGGTACTTTGGGTTTTTGGCGCTGCCTGTATCGGCATACTTTCCCTGTTTTTTATGAAACGGTTTTCCATAAAAGGATATTCCCTCGAAAAAGGAATCCATAAGATCAATGCGCTGCCTCAACGCGTGCACCGGAAAAACATGGGACTTGCCGTGGCGCGTTACCTGTTCTTTTCGCACCAGCAGTACCTGCTTTTCGTCTGCTTTGATGTGCACCTGCCTTACCTCCTGATGATGGCCACGATTGCCTCAACCTATTTTCTTGCATCCTGCCTGCCTTCGTTCCAGTTTCTCGATTTTGCCGTAAAAGGCAGCGTTGCCGTTTTGTTTTTCGGGTTACTGGGCGTGAACGAGTGGATTGTGGTGCTCGTAACTACGTTGATGTGGTTGCTTAATGTCGTCATCCCGGTAATCATCGGAAGCTATTTCATTCTACGGCTTAAGCGAAAAACATGA
- a CDS encoding glycosyltransferase family 2 protein, producing MIVTAIILGLYCLMIFSLVYGFSKVESAVPEPGGPVTKFSIVVPFRNEAENLPDLLAHLSALNYPDHLYEIILVDDDSGDGFTTQDDRYRLVRNIRASASPKKDAILTAIATAKHEWIVTTDADCIVSENWLRMLDGFIRKTHPQMVVGAVTYVPGNGFLQQFQQSDLAALQGVTIGSFGLGMPFLCNGANFAYTKTIFNQLDGFRGNLNHAGGDDVFLLQKAIAALPDQVAYLRSGEYTVLTKPAKTWRELFQQRVRWASKTGAYQSRAARITGALAFFGNLAWIAGLFLFIANPGRWIILVLLLLKWCADGVLIATANRFLGQPTRYYAASATLYPFFSTVVALYSIFGKYEWKGRRF from the coding sequence ATGATTGTGACCGCTATCATCTTAGGGCTGTACTGCCTCATGATTTTTTCACTGGTGTACGGATTTTCCAAGGTGGAATCCGCTGTGCCCGAACCTGGCGGGCCAGTGACAAAATTTTCTATTGTCGTGCCTTTCCGGAATGAGGCGGAAAACCTGCCCGACCTTTTGGCGCATCTTTCCGCATTGAATTATCCTGACCATTTATACGAAATCATTTTGGTGGACGATGATTCCGGCGACGGGTTTACTACGCAAGATGACAGATACAGGTTGGTGCGGAATATCCGGGCGTCCGCTTCACCGAAGAAAGATGCGATACTTACGGCGATTGCGACTGCAAAGCACGAGTGGATCGTCACCACCGACGCCGATTGCATTGTATCTGAAAACTGGCTGCGCATGCTCGACGGGTTCATCCGCAAAACCCACCCGCAAATGGTGGTTGGGGCCGTCACGTACGTGCCTGGAAATGGGTTCCTGCAACAATTCCAGCAATCGGACCTGGCGGCACTACAGGGCGTGACGATTGGAAGTTTTGGGCTCGGTATGCCTTTTCTGTGCAATGGCGCTAACTTTGCGTATACCAAGACTATTTTTAACCAGCTGGATGGATTCCGAGGCAATCTCAATCATGCCGGCGGTGACGATGTGTTCCTTTTGCAGAAAGCCATTGCCGCATTGCCTGATCAGGTCGCCTACCTCAGGTCAGGGGAATATACGGTTTTGACCAAACCCGCGAAGACATGGCGCGAATTGTTCCAGCAACGGGTACGCTGGGCATCGAAAACGGGCGCTTACCAAAGTCGGGCCGCCAGGATAACCGGCGCCCTGGCATTTTTTGGTAATCTGGCCTGGATTGCCGGACTTTTCCTTTTTATCGCCAACCCGGGACGATGGATCATCCTGGTGTTGCTGCTGCTGAAGTGGTGCGCCGACGGCGTGCTGATCGCTACTGCCAATCGGTTTCTGGGTCAACCCACAAGATACTATGCAGCCTCAGCCACGCTGTACCCTTTTTTCAGCACGGTGGTGGCGCTGTATTCGATTTTCGGGAAATACGAATGGAAAGGCAGGCGTTTTTAA
- a CDS encoding DUF58 domain-containing protein, producing MKIESQLEKISSFQHLELLANQVVEGFISGMHKSPFHGFSAEFAEHKVYNSGESTKHIDWKLFAKTDRLYTKRFEEETNLRCHLIIDNSSSMHYPILKSGQPFYESKIGFAVLASAVLMNLLKKQRDAVGLSIYSDKYEYYAPEKGSERHHRMLLNKLEQLLETKKDAKNTDTTTYLHQIAEKMHRRSMIVIFTDMFQSGNEEALFNALQHLKHDKHKVVLFHVIDNKTELNFEYDNAPRKFIDMETGEDVNIFADNIKEQYEKQVEAYFKKVAETCVQNKIKYVPVSVGESFEKILTTYLVEKQSFG from the coding sequence ATGAAGATTGAATCACAGTTAGAGAAAATATCGAGTTTCCAGCACCTCGAATTGTTGGCAAACCAGGTTGTGGAGGGGTTTATTTCCGGAATGCATAAGAGTCCTTTTCATGGATTTTCGGCGGAATTCGCAGAGCATAAAGTCTACAATTCAGGCGAAAGCACCAAGCATATCGACTGGAAATTATTTGCGAAGACGGACCGACTGTACACCAAGCGATTTGAAGAGGAAACCAATCTGCGCTGTCACCTGATCATCGACAACTCGTCGTCAATGCATTACCCGATACTGAAGTCCGGGCAGCCTTTTTACGAGAGCAAGATTGGCTTTGCGGTGCTGGCTTCAGCGGTATTGATGAACCTGCTCAAGAAGCAGCGCGATGCCGTAGGACTGAGCATATATTCCGACAAGTACGAATATTATGCGCCGGAAAAAGGCAGTGAGCGCCACCACCGCATGCTCCTGAACAAGCTGGAGCAGTTGCTCGAGACAAAAAAAGACGCCAAAAATACCGACACGACCACGTACCTGCACCAGATCGCCGAAAAAATGCACCGCCGCTCGATGATCGTCATTTTTACCGATATGTTTCAGTCGGGTAATGAAGAGGCGCTGTTCAACGCGCTGCAGCATTTAAAACATGACAAGCACAAAGTGGTCCTGTTCCATGTCATCGATAATAAGACGGAACTGAATTTCGAGTATGATAATGCGCCGCGCAAATTCATCGATATGGAAACAGGCGAAGACGTCAATATCTTTGCAGACAACATCAAGGAACAGTATGAAAAGCAGGTGGAGGCTTATTTTAAGAAGGTGGCCGAAACCTGTGTACAGAATAAGATCAAGTATGTGCCGGTCAGTGTAGGTGAAAGTTTTGAAAAAATTCTCACCACATATTTGGTTGAAAAACAAAGTTTTGGATAA
- the trxA gene encoding thioredoxin, whose protein sequence is MALAITDATFDEVVLKSDKPVMVDFWAAWCGPCRMVGPVIDELATEYDGKAVIGKVDVDANQEFASKYGVRNIPTVLVFHKGEVVGRQVGVAPKQTYADSLNALL, encoded by the coding sequence ATGGCACTAGCAATAACAGATGCTACTTTTGATGAAGTAGTTTTGAAATCAGATAAACCGGTAATGGTCGACTTTTGGGCAGCCTGGTGCGGTCCTTGCCGCATGGTAGGACCGGTAATCGATGAATTGGCAACGGAGTATGATGGTAAGGCAGTGATCGGTAAGGTAGACGTGGATGCCAACCAGGAATTCGCTTCGAAGTATGGCGTGAGGAATATCCCTACGGTTTTGGTTTTCCACAAAGGAGAAGTCGTAGGCCGTCAGGTGGGCGTGGCCCCTAAACAGACTTACGCTGATTCGCTCAACGCGTTGCTGTAA